Proteins from a single region of Thiomicrorhabdus sp. Kp2:
- a CDS encoding Ig-like domain-containing protein, translated as MKQAMQKTSIQNSTVELSASNGYKLIHRAKLLTLVTVVLMATGFSNISSAKDVYLQAQPFEKTLSEDKTVPMWGYQWCRQGFVNCGQAAASQNAPGPQLNPYTINFGVQANASGATLNDPGNPSVTISGLLGNGNPAGSVYRTRQGIGVSNANVGANQTAVFDFDSTITPQKFSLWSAGGVPSTLEVTLDGNPVTATPIHEPLASLPTTHENAGGNHGWVTYQVIGAPSGTKLAIKNTASGTAFRVKEITAVPTTVSTGPNLTIHLRNALRTPTSIIIPGQAGGGNPVMSMDSLGRNRVQSFTAETASRGDIQTYTFNNLRPGTYLYQSGTQPSIQIPMGLYGALIVDANASTAYPNVTYDTDAILLLSEIDPLQNQRADAALAAALGAPGTECVPLAEYVANGTVGYPCTVDYNPIYRLVNGEMSPETAIAAGNPGDKVLFRFLNAGLRSHTPAIIGPDMGLIAEDGNPYPGLVKLQSHALLPAGKTLDTLVSMPFEDVTFSLFDRTSPSNSGISGNSGTTSDNPDALPAGGILVQLQVGTGTPPPPAATTYAVDDVYDVTEDTALNAVSVLANDVMLTNATVALVSSPSNGTINLNSDGTFTYTPNDNYSGTDGFTYSASTGDGNSYPAQVTLNISFVNDAPMAAVDGPYTNTTGTDITVSTSAGVLGNDADPDGDILTAVIEGTPPTGLTLNEDGSFSYTGDTQGAPVTFNYFAFDGSLQSDSDPNTAGNQPTTVTLNFNPVANIALTVQDPDGTDVSNYRWLVQEDATFHHDPNAPDTLINQQSLNFHKSYMPIVAQGSGANEFAQVALDPSKHYYVSVLPDDGVDADGHSIGGAQIPPGSNAVTVYVNKQPIPTAQISVLVFNDNFPTNGAPDANEPGLGGFQIVLEDAGGRYGMSGGTMSQDAFGAPLKNSLPCAPQATAGMIITCPDGSALIKDLPPGKYGVIAVKPLGGAEWVQTSTIEGSKVIDAWVKANEPEFFLEFGGQMQHAFIGFVDPQTTTPPVAGSNSISGQVTLLHDPRPPAALGSFETGSYDALSYTRAWVGLNDSAGDGANIRTVHAEPDGTFMLDGIPNGNYQIVVWDDYLDQIIAYQLVDVIDSNVELTDPIAVNAWFTRTEHNVFMDMNENGILDNGELPLSEQAINLRWRDGTVNQSFPTDLEGFVSFDQTFPFFSWQVLEVDYTRFKATGMTTTVDGGGDVNLPGNPYAGLLNPQVQANGELSRTETGPVLTQAFQGFPGQTSIFNWGKKPYEVGENGGISGIVFYGSTRGENDPRLTVGDPWEPGIPGVKVRLYREVARSAPFNVPIANAGFEELALANGASLNDNPLPGWVKTGSGRIFNPSNNANVAEGANIYQLQGDGTLEQTLGSVLKTGTYNLSVAVGDQRSTRISIADYQVQLGVMQGTTFVLLAQDNDSLSPDQEYLTSTVSYTASADDPSLGLPLVIRLLATNTSSNAWVLFDNVRLELLTDKALSLVAEVTTDSWDASLPEGCPGEDASSAFAIETLGLANIDKCYDGFRNWNQARPGVFDGGYAFNDIPAGTYVVEVVPPEGYELIKEEDVNVGFGDIFSTVSVSPPAGGPGVFTFPDAATVAAALAPEPGIAQPSCVGDLREVPDTMSLFPSVAEPAPFANALRPLCNRKQVVLADQGQAAADFHLFTTTPVAAQFTGLVLDDISNESNPASPGFGEKWGPANLPISLRDWAGREIYRTYGDAFGRFNGVLPSTYTANIPIPSGYSPAMMSACMNDAGDGQPDPFKLENYGTACYTAQFMPGTTTYLDTPVLPQAAFAGGFNPADCKASKGTPVITSVDNATAGTFGPLVAPGETIVIHSAGTAVEVPNPSYEGPLATAPYNIPTIVRDLSFGASSNTATVELIDSNGIKQALSIQSWTPDEIRVVAPASAMTGELVVTRGDSGKTSVNTVTLTVSNETPVRVAAGESIQVAIDGAANGALILVESGNYNELVIMSKPVRLQGSGANTIIDANQRPTEKLQAWIDKVDGLISSGTVDLLPGQIAGLPTERGAGITVLAKRNGPNRFARHPSRIDGFTITGANSGGGIFINGYAHNLEVANNNITGNSGFLHGGIRVGHPFLPDVNQQANANGYIVFNKNLNIHNNAITINGAIGEQSIGGGLALATGTFNYTVSNNFICGNYASGNGAGIAHLGQSHSGMIDHNRIMFNQSFDPTATPSGGGIFIGGEQPEPPALTLGTGSVEVNANLIQGNQAGSGHGGGIRTQFVNGSEIGFQQRNNKARKPWLLRFINNVIVNNVAGYSGAGISLQDTVRAVINNNTIANNDSTATMGGLIIGNTTTPQPAGISAERYSLALASALNEPNGFSNPLQLLNNIIWHNRAFSFDGSTLQPALSPASPGQCSAGANYWDLGVLGEPQIPLSGSLKLNPRHSILTSLAGGYHSTNLTGNPDFISEYCNGSRSLSTPGPMRVTPAFGEGGNMLDIRFGPLTPEPAVPWAAETGPWNYHIGAASAGLNNGRTIRNLNATNPRSALDIDNDVRPQGARFDRGADERRL; from the coding sequence ATGAAACAGGCAATGCAAAAAACATCAATACAAAATTCTACAGTAGAACTGAGTGCCAGCAACGGCTACAAGTTAATACATAGAGCTAAATTGTTAACCCTTGTTACAGTCGTTCTAATGGCGACAGGGTTCAGTAACATCTCATCCGCAAAGGATGTTTATCTGCAAGCTCAGCCTTTTGAAAAGACTCTATCTGAAGACAAAACGGTTCCTATGTGGGGATACCAGTGGTGTAGACAAGGCTTTGTTAATTGTGGTCAAGCTGCGGCTTCACAAAATGCCCCAGGGCCACAGCTCAACCCCTACACAATCAACTTTGGTGTGCAAGCCAATGCCTCTGGAGCAACACTGAACGACCCAGGAAATCCAAGCGTTACAATTAGCGGCCTGCTAGGCAACGGAAATCCTGCAGGAAGTGTTTATCGAACAAGGCAAGGGATAGGTGTATCTAATGCAAATGTAGGTGCTAATCAAACCGCAGTATTTGATTTTGATAGCACCATAACCCCGCAAAAATTCTCTCTCTGGAGTGCGGGAGGCGTTCCCAGTACTTTAGAGGTGACACTTGATGGAAATCCTGTAACAGCTACACCTATTCATGAGCCGCTCGCTTCATTACCAACGACTCACGAAAATGCAGGAGGAAATCATGGTTGGGTTACTTACCAAGTTATAGGTGCTCCGAGTGGGACAAAACTGGCAATCAAAAACACGGCTTCTGGAACAGCTTTTAGAGTAAAAGAAATTACAGCGGTTCCTACAACCGTTTCAACAGGACCAAACTTAACCATTCACCTTAGAAACGCTCTTCGAACACCAACTTCTATCATCATTCCTGGACAAGCAGGCGGTGGTAATCCAGTAATGTCTATGGACTCACTCGGAAGAAACCGCGTACAGTCTTTTACAGCTGAAACGGCATCCAGAGGTGATATTCAAACTTACACGTTTAATAACCTGCGCCCTGGTACTTATCTCTACCAAAGTGGTACTCAACCATCTATTCAGATACCAATGGGTTTATATGGTGCTCTTATTGTCGATGCTAATGCGAGTACGGCTTACCCGAATGTAACGTATGACACAGATGCCATTCTACTTTTAAGTGAAATTGACCCATTACAGAACCAGCGCGCCGACGCTGCATTAGCCGCTGCTTTGGGGGCTCCTGGAACTGAATGTGTTCCTTTAGCCGAATACGTAGCGAACGGAACCGTTGGCTACCCTTGCACAGTGGATTACAACCCAATCTATAGACTTGTCAATGGAGAGATGTCTCCTGAGACAGCTATAGCGGCTGGTAATCCTGGTGACAAAGTCCTATTTCGTTTCCTTAATGCTGGTCTACGCTCGCATACCCCTGCTATTATCGGACCAGATATGGGGTTGATTGCCGAAGATGGAAACCCCTATCCAGGACTAGTAAAATTGCAGAGTCACGCCCTATTACCTGCTGGAAAAACTCTAGATACACTAGTCTCCATGCCTTTCGAAGATGTGACCTTCTCACTATTCGACCGTACATCACCTAGCAACAGTGGTATTAGCGGAAACAGCGGAACGACTAGTGACAATCCCGATGCTCTACCAGCTGGCGGAATACTGGTTCAACTACAAGTCGGTACGGGCACGCCACCACCGCCTGCGGCTACCACTTATGCTGTTGATGATGTCTACGATGTTACCGAAGACACAGCGCTTAATGCAGTAAGTGTCCTAGCAAACGATGTTATGCTCACTAATGCAACCGTTGCCCTAGTGAGCAGCCCTTCAAACGGCACAATTAATTTAAATAGTGACGGCACCTTTACTTACACTCCAAACGATAACTACTCAGGAACGGATGGGTTTACTTACAGTGCAAGCACGGGTGACGGAAATAGCTATCCAGCCCAAGTCACACTGAATATTTCATTCGTTAATGATGCTCCAATGGCTGCTGTGGATGGTCCTTATACCAATACCACAGGAACAGATATAACAGTATCAACTTCAGCAGGTGTTCTCGGTAACGATGCTGACCCTGATGGAGACATTCTTACTGCAGTAATCGAAGGAACTCCACCAACAGGACTAACCCTCAATGAAGACGGTTCATTTAGCTACACGGGTGACACTCAAGGTGCTCCAGTCACATTCAATTACTTCGCTTTCGATGGTTCTTTGCAAAGTGACAGCGATCCAAACACAGCAGGCAATCAACCTACAACCGTTACCCTTAACTTTAATCCTGTTGCAAATATTGCACTGACAGTTCAAGATCCTGACGGAACAGACGTATCCAATTACCGCTGGCTAGTACAGGAAGATGCGACTTTCCATCATGATCCGAATGCACCAGACACGCTCATTAATCAGCAATCCCTAAACTTTCACAAAAGTTATATGCCAATTGTTGCTCAAGGTAGCGGAGCGAACGAATTTGCTCAGGTAGCACTTGACCCATCAAAACATTATTACGTTTCCGTTTTACCTGACGATGGTGTCGATGCTGATGGACACTCAATTGGTGGAGCACAAATTCCACCTGGTTCAAACGCTGTCACGGTGTACGTTAACAAACAACCTATTCCAACAGCTCAAATCAGTGTATTGGTGTTTAATGACAACTTCCCAACCAATGGTGCTCCCGACGCTAATGAACCTGGATTAGGAGGTTTTCAAATCGTGCTTGAGGATGCGGGTGGACGTTATGGCATGTCAGGCGGAACCATGAGTCAAGATGCCTTTGGCGCACCACTGAAAAACTCGTTACCCTGTGCTCCTCAAGCAACTGCGGGCATGATTATCACCTGTCCAGATGGTAGCGCTCTGATAAAAGACCTACCTCCTGGTAAATACGGGGTTATTGCTGTTAAACCTCTTGGTGGAGCTGAATGGGTACAGACTTCGACCATCGAAGGTTCCAAAGTTATAGATGCTTGGGTAAAAGCGAACGAACCAGAGTTTTTTCTTGAATTCGGTGGGCAGATGCAACATGCATTTATCGGCTTTGTTGACCCTCAAACAACAACTCCACCCGTAGCTGGAAGCAACAGTATCAGCGGACAAGTTACTCTACTCCATGACCCCCGACCACCAGCTGCCCTGGGTTCTTTTGAAACAGGATCTTACGATGCTCTTAGCTATACCAGGGCGTGGGTTGGGCTGAATGATAGTGCAGGTGACGGTGCCAATATCCGCACAGTTCATGCTGAACCTGATGGTACTTTTATGCTCGATGGTATCCCAAATGGGAATTACCAAATTGTCGTTTGGGACGATTACCTAGACCAAATCATTGCCTACCAGTTAGTCGATGTTATTGATAGCAATGTTGAACTTACTGACCCCATCGCAGTAAATGCTTGGTTCACTCGTACAGAACATAATGTATTTATGGATATGAATGAAAACGGTATCCTCGACAATGGAGAGCTACCATTGTCTGAACAGGCCATCAACCTTCGCTGGCGCGATGGTACGGTCAACCAATCATTCCCAACAGATTTAGAAGGTTTTGTGTCATTTGACCAAACGTTTCCATTTTTCTCATGGCAAGTTCTTGAGGTTGACTATACCAGATTTAAAGCAACAGGCATGACAACAACGGTTGATGGCGGTGGTGATGTAAACCTCCCTGGCAACCCTTATGCAGGCCTGCTAAATCCGCAAGTTCAAGCAAATGGAGAACTTTCACGCACCGAAACTGGACCAGTGCTAACCCAAGCCTTCCAAGGCTTTCCAGGACAAACCAGCATTTTCAACTGGGGTAAAAAACCCTATGAAGTCGGTGAAAACGGAGGTATCTCGGGCATTGTCTTCTATGGGTCAACCCGTGGTGAAAATGATCCCCGTCTAACGGTAGGAGATCCTTGGGAACCAGGCATACCTGGCGTTAAAGTTCGACTATACCGTGAGGTAGCCAGATCAGCTCCTTTCAATGTTCCTATTGCCAACGCAGGCTTTGAAGAACTTGCTCTTGCGAATGGAGCATCTTTAAATGACAATCCTTTACCTGGCTGGGTAAAAACTGGATCTGGTCGAATTTTTAACCCCTCGAATAATGCCAATGTTGCAGAGGGTGCAAATATTTATCAGCTCCAAGGTGACGGTACACTGGAACAAACACTTGGTAGCGTACTCAAAACAGGTACTTACAACCTGAGTGTGGCAGTAGGAGACCAACGCTCTACCAGAATTTCAATTGCCGACTACCAGGTACAGCTTGGGGTCATGCAAGGAACAACGTTTGTATTGCTTGCTCAAGACAATGATAGCTTGAGCCCAGACCAAGAATACCTAACATCTACCGTAAGTTATACGGCAAGTGCTGATGATCCGAGTCTAGGCCTACCATTAGTGATTCGCCTATTAGCAACAAACACCTCTTCAAATGCATGGGTTCTTTTTGACAATGTGCGTCTTGAGTTATTGACAGACAAAGCATTAAGTTTAGTTGCTGAAGTCACCACAGACAGTTGGGATGCCAGTCTGCCTGAAGGTTGCCCTGGCGAAGATGCGAGTTCGGCATTCGCGATTGAAACGCTAGGCCTTGCCAATATTGACAAGTGTTACGATGGTTTTCGTAATTGGAACCAGGCAAGACCAGGTGTATTTGATGGCGGCTATGCCTTTAACGATATACCAGCAGGAACCTACGTTGTAGAGGTCGTGCCACCAGAAGGTTACGAGCTAATCAAAGAAGAAGACGTTAACGTCGGTTTTGGTGACATCTTCTCAACCGTATCAGTATCACCACCTGCTGGAGGACCTGGCGTGTTTACCTTCCCTGATGCAGCCACTGTAGCCGCTGCGTTAGCACCCGAACCAGGCATAGCGCAGCCATCTTGTGTGGGAGATTTACGCGAGGTACCTGACACCATGAGTCTATTCCCCAGCGTGGCTGAACCAGCGCCTTTTGCAAATGCTCTGCGTCCGCTATGTAATCGTAAACAAGTTGTACTTGCCGATCAAGGACAAGCTGCAGCAGACTTCCATCTATTTACCACTACTCCAGTTGCGGCACAGTTCACGGGATTAGTACTCGACGACATTTCTAACGAGAGTAACCCTGCTTCGCCAGGCTTCGGTGAGAAATGGGGGCCTGCTAACTTGCCAATTTCATTGCGTGACTGGGCTGGACGAGAGATATACCGTACCTACGGTGATGCCTTCGGTCGGTTCAATGGTGTTTTACCTTCAACTTATACTGCAAACATTCCAATTCCAAGTGGTTACTCACCAGCAATGATGTCTGCCTGTATGAATGATGCAGGAGATGGTCAGCCTGACCCTTTCAAACTGGAGAACTACGGTACTGCATGTTATACGGCGCAGTTTATGCCTGGAACAACAACCTATCTAGACACCCCTGTGTTGCCACAAGCCGCATTTGCAGGAGGTTTCAACCCAGCTGACTGTAAAGCCAGCAAAGGCACTCCAGTAATCACTTCGGTTGATAACGCTACGGCGGGAACTTTTGGACCGCTTGTGGCACCTGGGGAAACGATTGTTATTCATTCCGCTGGAACGGCAGTAGAGGTGCCAAACCCATCCTATGAAGGACCATTGGCAACGGCACCTTACAATATACCAACCATCGTCCGAGACTTAAGCTTCGGTGCCAGCTCAAATACAGCCACCGTAGAATTGATTGACAGTAACGGTATCAAACAGGCTCTATCGATACAATCCTGGACGCCTGATGAAATCCGTGTTGTTGCGCCAGCTTCAGCAATGACAGGTGAACTCGTTGTCACACGTGGAGACAGTGGAAAAACATCCGTCAACACAGTGACTTTAACAGTTAGTAACGAGACCCCTGTCCGTGTTGCGGCGGGAGAATCGATACAAGTAGCAATTGATGGTGCAGCCAATGGTGCTCTGATTCTAGTCGAATCGGGAAATTATAACGAGCTAGTCATTATGTCGAAACCAGTTCGTCTGCAGGGTTCTGGCGCGAATACCATTATCGATGCAAATCAGCGCCCTACAGAAAAACTACAGGCCTGGATAGATAAAGTTGACGGCCTAATCAGTAGCGGAACAGTTGATTTACTACCTGGACAAATTGCGGGACTACCAACAGAGCGTGGCGCAGGTATCACAGTACTTGCAAAACGCAATGGGCCAAACCGCTTCGCTCGCCATCCTTCGCGCATTGACGGTTTTACCATTACTGGTGCGAATAGTGGGGGCGGTATATTCATCAACGGTTACGCACATAATCTTGAGGTAGCTAATAATAACATCACAGGCAATTCAGGATTCCTACATGGAGGTATCCGCGTAGGCCATCCATTCTTACCAGACGTGAATCAGCAAGCAAACGCGAATGGTTACATTGTGTTCAATAAGAACTTAAATATCCATAATAACGCAATCACAATCAATGGTGCTATTGGCGAACAAAGTATCGGTGGTGGGCTTGCTCTCGCAACAGGTACCTTTAATTACACAGTGTCAAATAACTTCATCTGCGGTAACTATGCAAGTGGTAATGGTGCTGGTATTGCGCATCTGGGTCAAAGCCATTCAGGAATGATTGATCATAACCGTATTATGTTCAACCAATCTTTCGATCCGACTGCGACCCCATCTGGTGGTGGTATCTTTATAGGAGGTGAGCAACCTGAACCACCAGCTCTTACTCTCGGAACTGGTTCAGTAGAAGTGAATGCTAACCTTATTCAGGGTAACCAGGCTGGTAGTGGACACGGTGGAGGTATCCGTACCCAGTTTGTTAATGGTAGCGAGATTGGGTTCCAACAAAGAAATAATAAAGCAAGAAAACCGTGGTTATTGCGATTCATCAATAACGTGATTGTTAATAATGTAGCGGGTTATTCTGGTGCTGGTATCTCTCTACAGGACACTGTAAGAGCTGTTATCAACAACAATACCATTGCTAATAATGACAGTACTGCAACCATGGGTGGGCTTATTATTGGTAACACCACAACACCACAACCAGCTGGTATTTCTGCAGAGCGTTACAGCCTCGCTTTGGCCTCAGCTCTAAATGAACCAAATGGATTCTCGAACCCACTACAGTTGCTTAACAACATTATTTGGCACAATCGAGCATTCTCTTTCGACGGCTCAACATTACAGCCAGCTCTATCTCCAGCCAGCCCCGGGCAGTGTTCAGCTGGAGCAAACTATTGGGATCTAGGTGTTCTAGGCGAACCACAAATACCTTTGTCAGGCAGTCTCAAGCTCAATCCAAGACACTCAATACTCACCTCTCTTGCGGGAGGCTATCATTCAACCAATCTTACTGGAAACCCAGACTTCATCTCTGAGTACTGCAACGGTTCTCGGAGCCTGAGCACTCCAGGACCAATGCGGGTAACGCCAGCCTTTGGTGAAGGCGGCAATATGTTAGATATTCGTTTTGGCCCGCTAACCCCTGAGCCAGCCGTACCCTGGGCGGCTGAAACTGGACCTTGGAATTATCACATAGGAGCGGCTTCAGCTGGGTTAAATAACGGTAGAACCATTCGTAACTTGAATGCAACCAATCCTCGTTCGGCACTTGATATTGACAACGATGTTAGACCTCAGGGAGCAAGGTTCGACCGTGGTGCAGATGAGCGTCGATTATAA
- a CDS encoding multicopper oxidase domain-containing protein, with protein MTIFKTNISNTKLPSFFSVITVLTVFIFLLTPVTVRAMIIGETGSNFNLTASEGYISIADGGSIYSWGYSNNGIMQLPGPTLIVDQGTTVTVTLNNSLPAAAGNTSIVFPGHQVTTSSGVAGKLTQEAPAGGSVTYSFVANTPGTYQYHSGTRPDLQIEMGLYGALIVRPSAPAAGCTVASAYDHSETCYDREYLYLLSEIDMEVHQAAQQQASGPGPIDVGTGPFHPEYWLLNGRAAPDTMAAAGTDLLPNQPYNAMTRMHPGEKLLLRLVAAGRDMHPFHTHGNHSRVLARDGRLLLSATDASQLAGPLLYTIPAIPGGTVDAIFEWTGKDLGWDMYGHSPSDPMEPNEWAPDHGKPIPVELPSLSSMAFGGFYSGSPFLGAMGSLPPGEGGLNPGAGYAYMWHSHTEREMVNNDVFPGGMMTMLIIEAPSVTITE; from the coding sequence ATGACTATATTCAAAACAAATATTAGCAATACTAAGTTACCCAGTTTCTTTTCAGTCATTACGGTACTGACGGTGTTTATATTCTTGTTAACCCCTGTCACAGTCCGTGCCATGATCATTGGTGAAACGGGAAGTAACTTCAACTTAACGGCTAGCGAAGGCTATATATCAATAGCGGATGGTGGTTCCATTTATTCTTGGGGCTATAGTAATAACGGTATCATGCAGCTTCCTGGACCAACGCTAATAGTGGATCAGGGAACAACGGTAACAGTGACTCTTAATAACAGTTTACCAGCCGCAGCTGGCAACACTTCGATAGTATTTCCAGGCCACCAAGTTACAACCAGCTCTGGTGTTGCTGGAAAATTAACCCAAGAAGCACCCGCAGGGGGATCGGTTACCTACAGCTTTGTTGCCAATACACCTGGTACATATCAATATCACAGTGGAACAAGGCCTGACCTTCAAATTGAGATGGGATTATATGGCGCTTTAATCGTTCGCCCCTCTGCGCCAGCCGCAGGATGTACTGTAGCCTCAGCCTACGACCACTCAGAAACTTGCTACGACCGTGAATATTTATACCTTCTTAGTGAAATCGACATGGAAGTTCATCAAGCAGCCCAACAACAAGCTTCAGGCCCTGGTCCAATTGATGTAGGAACAGGTCCGTTTCATCCTGAATACTGGCTTCTTAATGGGAGAGCAGCTCCTGACACCATGGCAGCAGCAGGTACGGATTTACTTCCTAACCAGCCCTACAATGCGATGACTCGTATGCACCCTGGTGAAAAATTACTATTACGTTTAGTTGCGGCGGGGCGTGATATGCACCCATTTCATACTCATGGCAATCACTCTCGTGTGCTCGCGCGTGATGGTCGTTTACTGTTAAGCGCAACAGATGCCAGCCAACTTGCAGGACCATTACTTTATACCATTCCTGCCATCCCAGGCGGCACTGTCGATGCAATTTTTGAATGGACAGGAAAAGATCTAGGTTGGGATATGTATGGTCACTCACCATCAGATCCAATGGAACCAAACGAATGGGCACCTGACCATGGCAAGCCTATTCCAGTTGAATTACCGAGTCTAAGTTCAATGGCATTTGGTGGATTCTACAGTGGAAGCCCTTTCCTAGGAGCAATGGGCAGCCTCCCGCCTGGTGAAGGTGGACTTAACCCTGGTGCAGGCTATGCATATATGTGGCACTCACACACTGAGCGTGAGATGGTGAATAACGATGTCTTCCCTGGTGGAATGATGACCATGCTAATCATAGAGGCACCTAGCGTGACAATAACTGAATAA
- a CDS encoding multicopper oxidase domain-containing protein has translation MTLQRNQSMKSTFIELSAAVFLLLFVALDVNAQESSINVQCPKATGTLIHPGSNNPGIKCMHLAAGDGMVTMADNYQNTGAGKPMYIFSFADLPLPGVDDAPTASSGEYPGWVMDKGMLAANAPAPTIAVDEDDELFLSLTNVGMTMRPDLFDPHTIHWHGFAEASAVFDGVPDASISINMGATLTYYYQAKDAGTYMYHCHVEAAEHMQMGMLGNLFVRPRQNRCDTINDPAIPGGTCPNGHVSGVTTYAYNDGDGSTRYDVDFPIQIGSFDPDFHDASFNVQPLPFAGMRDRYFLLNGRGYPDTVNPEALNTVDPLGNTQISQPISSLITASPGQRILLRISNLSVTQFYTIGTNGLTMDVVGLDARMLRDNAGNNMNYQTNSLTLGGGQSADVIITAPTTTGTYFLYTKNLDQLANDAENFGGMMTEIRIN, from the coding sequence ATGACACTTCAACGAAACCAATCGATGAAATCTACGTTCATTGAACTGAGTGCTGCCGTCTTCTTACTGCTATTCGTGGCACTTGACGTAAATGCGCAGGAAAGCAGCATCAATGTACAGTGCCCCAAGGCAACAGGAACACTCATTCACCCTGGATCAAATAACCCTGGCATAAAATGCATGCACCTTGCGGCGGGTGACGGCATGGTAACCATGGCTGATAACTATCAGAATACTGGTGCTGGTAAACCGATGTATATCTTCAGTTTTGCTGACCTCCCCCTTCCTGGAGTAGATGATGCACCAACTGCAAGCAGTGGAGAATACCCTGGCTGGGTGATGGATAAAGGCATGCTGGCTGCGAATGCGCCAGCACCGACCATTGCGGTTGATGAAGATGATGAGCTCTTTCTATCTTTAACAAATGTCGGTATGACAATGCGTCCCGACCTGTTTGACCCTCATACTATCCACTGGCACGGATTCGCTGAAGCTTCAGCTGTCTTTGATGGCGTACCTGACGCTTCAATATCAATCAATATGGGTGCCACTTTAACCTATTACTACCAAGCGAAGGACGCTGGTACCTATATGTATCACTGCCACGTCGAAGCGGCCGAACACATGCAAATGGGGATGCTAGGTAATCTATTCGTCAGACCACGTCAAAATCGTTGTGACACTATCAACGACCCCGCCATACCTGGTGGTACTTGTCCAAATGGTCATGTCAGCGGAGTCACCACTTACGCCTATAATGATGGTGACGGCTCCACACGTTACGATGTAGACTTCCCAATCCAGATAGGTTCATTTGACCCTGACTTCCATGATGCCAGCTTCAATGTACAACCTCTTCCTTTTGCAGGTATGCGGGATCGCTACTTCTTATTAAATGGTCGTGGTTATCCAGATACAGTAAATCCCGAAGCTCTCAACACTGTAGACCCTCTAGGAAACACCCAAATCTCTCAGCCAATATCCAGCTTGATTACTGCATCACCAGGACAACGTATCCTGCTTAGGATATCGAATCTAAGCGTAACCCAATTTTACACAATCGGTACCAACGGCCTGACAATGGATGTGGTAGGGCTGGATGCACGAATGTTACGTGACAATGCTGGAAACAACATGAATTACCAAACGAATTCATTAACTCTCGGTGGAGGCCAGTCTGCAGATGTCATTATCACGGCTCCGACAACAACTGGAACCTACTTCCTTTATACCAAGAACCTTGATCAACTTGCCAATGATGCTGAAAACTTCGGTGGCATGATGACTGAAATACGGATTAACTAG